The proteins below come from a single Miscanthus floridulus cultivar M001 chromosome 1, ASM1932011v1, whole genome shotgun sequence genomic window:
- the LOC136458889 gene encoding uncharacterized protein, translating into MGRGPLDHLPDIGGTALGASVSSPVLPGGGGGDASGLVTVRPEAEADMLEARALGKHTVRPTVSMAKVERAAVGATQPPPQRVEGVPESGEDRPAPADTEVMPPPPPPPLCTNVRQTPGVLQVTEAQTTIQRGVASARADPKEPNAQGEAAEAAMEQAEEEAPMPREAEARESARAKAPLVAEATEAEAPRASEAEATEAGVPRIIEARVAEAGMSTVKPAAQEVETEAGQASIVPPVQGPPPS; encoded by the exons atggggcggggtcccctggaccacctcccTGACATCGGGGGGACAGCGCTTGGGGCATCGGTGAGCAGCCCAGTgcttccaggaggaggaggaggggatgcCTCAGGGTTGGTGACTGTCCGCcctgaggccgaggccgacatgctCGAGGCAAGGGCGTTAGGGAAGCACACTGTCCGCCCTACAGTCTCGATGGCAAAGGTGGAGCGGGCGGCGGTGGGGGCGACGCAACCGCCCCCACAGAGGGTCGAGGGGGTGCCGGAGTCCGGCGAGGACCGGCCAGCACCGGCGGATACAGAggtcatgccgccgccgccgccaccgccgtt ATGCACCAATGTAAggcaaacaccaggggtgttacaggtgACGGAGGCACAAACCACCATACAGCGTGGTGTGGCCTCGGccagggccgacccaaaggagccaaATGCCCAAGGAGAGGCGGCCGAGGCGGCCATGGAGCAAGCAGAGGAGGAGGCGCCTATGccccgcgaggccgaggcccgtgAGTCGGCTAGGGCCAAGGCGCCTTTAGtcgccgaggccaccgaggcTGAGGCCCCCCgggcctccgaggctgaggcgacagaGGCTGGGGTGCCCAGGATCATCGAGGCCAGGGTGGCAGAGGCCGGCATGAGCACGGTGAAGCCggcggcccaggaagtggagacggaggcggggcaagcttcaATAGTGCCCCCGGTCCAAGGCCCACCGCCATCGTAG